The following coding sequences are from one Microtus pennsylvanicus isolate mMicPen1 chromosome 1, mMicPen1.hap1, whole genome shotgun sequence window:
- the LOC142833843 gene encoding high mobility group protein B1-like, with the protein MGKGDPKKPRGKMSSYAFFVQTCREEHKKKHPDASVNFSEFSKKCSERWKTMSAKEKGKFEDMAKADKARYEREMKTYIPPKGETKKKFKDPNAPKRPPSAFFLFCSEYRPKIKGEHPGLSIGDVAKKLGEMWNNTAADDKQPYEKKAAKLKEKYEKDIAAYRAKGKPDAAKKGVVKAEKSKKKKEEEDDEEDEEDEEEEEEEEDEDEEDDDDE; encoded by the coding sequence ATGGGCAAAGGAGATCCTAAGAAGCCGAGAGGCAAAATGTCCTCGTATGCATTCTTTGTGCAAACCTGCCGGGAGGAACACAAGAAGAAACACCCGGATGCTTCTGTCAACTTCTCAGAGTTCTCCAAGAAGTGCTCAGAAAGGTGGAAGACCATGTCTgctaaagaaaaggggaaatttgaAGACATGGCCAAGGCTGACAAGGCTCgttatgaaagagaaatgaaaacctaCATCCCCCCCAAAGGGGAGACCAAAAAGAAGTTCAAGGACCCCAATGCACCCAAGAGGcctccttctgccttcttcttgTTCTGTTCTGAGTATCGCCCCAAAATCAAAGGAGAACACCCTGGCTTATCCATTGGTGATGTTGCAAAGAAACTGGGAGAGATGTGGAACAACACTGCTGCAGATGACAAGCAGCCCTATGAAAAGAAGGCTGCCAAGCTGAAGGAGAAGTACGAAAAGGATATTGCTGCTTACAGAGCTAAAGGAAAACCCGATGCAGCGAAAAAGGGGGTGGTCAAGGcggaaaagagcaagaaaaagaaggaagaggaagatgatgaggaagacgaagaggatgaagaggaggaggaagaagaggaagatgaagatgaggaagatgatgatgatgaataa